One genomic segment of Suncus etruscus isolate mSunEtr1 chromosome 15, mSunEtr1.pri.cur, whole genome shotgun sequence includes these proteins:
- the LOC126030087 gene encoding ceramide synthase 4-like yields MWSRMNEWFWSEKLWLPANVTWADLEDRDGQVYPHPRDLLVALPMSLALLALRFIFERFIALPLSWWLGVRDQPRLPVKPIPALERHFMTAGPKFKEAQMVLLASQCGLTLQQIRCWFWRRRNQDQPSLSKKFCEASWRFTHFFCSSLGGFSILYHESWLWRPVMCWDSYPNQPLKPTLYYWYLLDLSFFISLLIMMPLDNKRKDFKEQVLHHIVTIALIVFSYSSNLLRIGSVVLLLLNCSDYLLQAGKMFNYTQYQNVSKVLFFIFALVFFCTRMVIFPTQILYTTYYESINGRSPFFGYYFFNGLLMIIQVLHVYWSYLILRMLYNFTWKGKVSRDICSNVEESETSDGEVAKKNPQMQNGMSHRRGVITSDGPRTLAAMHQAKEHNQPK; encoded by the exons ATGTGGTCCAGAATGAATGAATGGTTCTGGTCAGAGAAACTCTGGCTTCCAGCCAATGTCACATGGGCCGACCTGGAGGACCGTGATGGTCAGGTATATCCCCATCCCCGAGACCTGCTGGTCGCCTTGCCTATGTCGCTTGCCCTGCTGGCCCTTCGCTTCATCTTTGAAAG ATTCATTGCTCTGCCTCTCAGTTGGTGGCTGGGGGTGCGGGATCAGCCTCGGCTGCCAGTCAAGCCCATTCCTGCGCTGGAGAGACACTTTATGACAGCTGGACCAAAATTCAAGGAG GCCCAGATGGTGCTCCTAGCCTCCCAATGTGGGCTCACACTGCAGCAGATTCGGTGCTGGTTCTGGAGACGCCGAAACCAGGACCAGCCCTCCCTGAGCAAGAAGTTTTGTGAGGCCAG CTGGAGGTTCACCCACTTCTTTTGCTCTTCCCTTGGTGGTTTTTCCATCCTCTACCAC GAATCCTGGCTGTGGAGACCAGTTATGTGCTGGGACAGTTATCCAAACCAG CCCCTGAAGCCCACCCTCTACTACTGGTATCTCCTGGATCTGAGTTTCTTCATCTCGCTGCTCATCATGATGCCTTTGGACAACAAGCGCAAG GACTTCAAGGAGCAGGTGCTGCACCACATCGTGACCATTGCCCTGATCGTCTTCTCCTACAGCTCCAACCTGCTGCGTATTGGCTCGGTGGTGCTGCTTCTGCTCAACTGCTCCGACTATCTTTTGCAG gCTGGTAAGATGTTCAACTACACGCAATATCAGAATGTGTCCAAagttctcttcttcatcttcgCCTTAGTCTTCTTCTGCACGCGAATGGTGATCTTCCCCACCCA GATCCTGTACACCACCTATTATGAGTCCATCAATGGCAGAAGCCCCTTCTTTGGCTATTACTTCTTCAATGGGCTCCTGATGATAATTCAGGTGCTGCACGTCTACTGGTCCTACCTCATTCTGCGCATGCTCTACAACTTCACCTGGAAGGGGAAGGTAAGCCGG GACATTTGCAGTAATGTGGAGGAGTCAGAAACAAGTGATGGTGAGGTGGCCAAGAAAAACCCTCAAATGCAAAATGGGATGTCCCACCGGCGAGGGGTGATCACCTCTGATGGGCCTCGAACCCTGGCAGCAATGCATCAGGCTAAAGAACACAATCAGCCCAAATAG